The genomic DNA AAAGAGCTTCACGAAACGAAGAGGGCGATGGAAAGAAGCTCATTGCAATAGGAACGTCTACTGGGGGTCCAAAAGCTCTTGTAGATGTGATCGCAAACCTGCCGAAAGGAATAGCGTCTCCTGTCCTCATTGTGCAACATATGCCTGTCGGTTTTACGAGGTCTCTTGCAGAACGGCTTAATAAATTGTCAGAATTGCATGTGAAAGAAGCGGAAGAAAATGAAGAGATTGTAAATGGTACAGTCTATATCGCCCCTGGTGGTTATCACTTGAAGGTAAGAGAGAACGGCGACCGGATCTATGTAGAACTGGACGAGCATACTCCTCCTACAAAAGGACATCGACCATCAGTGGATGAAATGTTTATGAGTATTGCGAAGTTGAAAGGTTATCAGAAAATCGCAGTCATCATGACTGGTATGGGAGCTGATGGCTCAAAAGGTCTTCTTTCTTTAAAAGAGGATGGCAGGACGATTGCGATCGCTGAATCAGAGGAAACATGTGTCGTGTTTGGGATGCCTAAGGCTGCAATTCAAACGAATCAAGTGGACGA from Pseudalkalibacillus sp. SCS-8 includes the following:
- a CDS encoding chemotaxis response regulator protein-glutamate methylesterase; translated protein: MNKIKVLVVDDSAFMRKILTDLLQDDRSIEVVGTARNGQDALEKIPRFNPDVITLDVEMPVMDGLETLKEIIRLHGLPVIMVSSVTQSGAKQTIEAMQQGAIDFIPKPSGSISLDIHKVQNDLIEKVKTVSGITVKDSSPSITAIEDPVTINQRERASRNEEGDGKKLIAIGTSTGGPKALVDVIANLPKGIASPVLIVQHMPVGFTRSLAERLNKLSELHVKEAEENEEIVNGTVYIAPGGYHLKVRENGDRIYVELDEHTPPTKGHRPSVDEMFMSIAKLKGYQKIAVIMTGMGADGSKGLLSLKEDGRTIAIAESEETCVVFGMPKAAIQTNQVDEIVRVDEISHRIVHHLNVGG